In one Bacteroidales bacterium genomic region, the following are encoded:
- a CDS encoding MBL fold metallo-hydrolase, which yields MIRIKVFTFNPFQENTYILHDNTGECIIIDPGCYTTVEEKELSGYIKDNNLKPVALINTHTHIDHILGNNFVTLTYGLKPQIHRAAEVFLESAPEHGVMFGLRVSELALPEKYLEDGKIFRFGNSNLEILYTPGHVDGSVCLVNHEDRFVISGDVLFNGSVGRTDLPTGDFDLLEESIKEKLYTLPDDYVVHPGHGPATTIGEEKSGNPFVKA from the coding sequence ATGATCCGTATCAAAGTTTTTACATTCAATCCTTTCCAGGAAAACACCTATATACTGCACGACAACACCGGCGAATGCATTATTATTGACCCCGGCTGTTACACTACTGTCGAAGAGAAAGAACTCTCCGGTTACATAAAAGACAACAACCTGAAACCTGTGGCGCTGATCAACACGCATACGCATATTGATCATATTCTTGGAAACAATTTTGTTACCCTCACCTATGGCTTAAAGCCACAAATTCACAGGGCGGCAGAGGTGTTTCTTGAATCGGCGCCGGAGCATGGGGTCATGTTTGGTTTGCGGGTCAGTGAATTGGCTTTGCCCGAAAAATATCTGGAGGACGGAAAAATATTCAGGTTTGGAAATTCCAATCTCGAGATTCTTTATACTCCCGGTCATGTTGATGGTTCTGTTTGCCTTGTGAACCATGAAGACCGGTTCGTAATCTCAGGCGATGTACTCTTTAATGGAAGTGTAGGACGTACCGATTTACCAACAGGGGATTTCGATCTGCTGGAAGAAAGCATCAAAGAAAAACTATATACCCTGCCTGATGATTATGTTGTGCATCCGGGGCATGGGCCTGCCACAACCATTGGTGAAGAAAAATCGGGGAATCCTTTTGTGAAAGCGTAA
- a CDS encoding MotA/TolQ/ExbB proton channel family protein yields MKKLITLLTIAGMLMFGFLKQVNAQEVTPDTTAEVATEQTEVAPVSDETPATLTPPSTEGKTFHQILKEKFIEGSPAFMGIVLLVLIFGLALAIERIIYLNLSTTNTQKLLNNVEAALETGGLEAAKEICKNTRGPVASIFYQGLDRYNEGLDVVEKSIVSYGSVLMGRLEKGLSWIALFIALAPMLGFLGTVIGMVGAFDAIEAAGDISPSIVAGGIKVALLTTVFGLIVAIILQIFYNYILSKIDSLVNDMEDSTISFIEILVKNEVKNKKHV; encoded by the coding sequence ATGAAAAAATTAATCACTTTGCTGACCATTGCAGGAATGCTGATGTTCGGTTTCTTAAAACAGGTTAACGCACAAGAAGTAACCCCTGATACTACGGCTGAGGTTGCCACCGAACAAACCGAAGTTGCTCCAGTTTCTGATGAAACTCCCGCAACACTCACACCTCCAAGTACCGAAGGGAAAACTTTTCACCAGATCCTGAAAGAAAAATTTATCGAAGGTAGCCCGGCGTTTATGGGTATCGTACTCCTCGTACTCATTTTCGGACTTGCGTTAGCTATTGAGCGTATCATTTATTTGAACCTTTCAACAACCAACACCCAGAAACTGCTGAACAATGTAGAAGCAGCGCTTGAAACAGGCGGTTTGGAAGCAGCAAAAGAAATTTGCAAAAATACCCGTGGCCCGGTTGCAAGTATCTTTTATCAGGGATTGGATCGTTACAACGAAGGTCTTGATGTTGTTGAGAAATCAATCGTTTCTTACGGCAGCGTATTAATGGGCCGCCTTGAGAAAGGTTTATCATGGATAGCTTTGTTCATAGCTCTTGCGCCTATGCTTGGGTTCCTTGGTACAGTAATCGGGATGGTTGGAGCATTTGATGCTATTGAAGCAGCAGGTGATATTTCCCCATCAATCGTTGCTGGTGGTATCAAGGTTGCTTTGTTGACAACCGTATTTGGTTTGATCGTTGCCATCATTCTGCAGATTTTCTATAACTATATTCTTTCAAAGATTGACAGCCTTGTTAACGACATGGAAGACAGCACGATTTCTTTTATAGAAATCCTGGTCAAGAATGAAGTGAAAAACAAAAAACACGTGTAA
- a CDS encoding type I asparaginase, with translation MEEKTQILVIYTGGTIGMMLDKESGALKPFDFEHLYNSIPVLANFNCCIDVHTFDPVIDSSNVNPEFWVTLAGVIEENYEKYDGFVVLHGTDTMSYSASAMSFMLENLNKPVVFTGSQLPMGMIRTDGRENFINAIEIAAAKTDNTPIVPEVSIYFENKLFRGNRTNKFNAENFNAFVSGNYPALAEVGVHIRYNTSHILKPNFKRLKVHKKLEPNLAILKLFPGITENIVRSTLETAGLKALILETYGSGNAPTATWFIQALKEAIKEKDIIIYNVTQCKGGSVEIGKYETSISLGQIGVIGGFDITTESAITKLMYLLGGEYSKKDVEKLLQTPLRGEMSLTDNS, from the coding sequence ATGGAAGAAAAAACTCAAATTCTCGTGATTTACACGGGTGGGACCATTGGCATGATGCTCGATAAGGAAAGCGGCGCACTTAAACCTTTCGATTTTGAGCACTTGTATAACAGCATCCCGGTGCTGGCCAATTTCAATTGCTGTATTGATGTCCACACATTCGATCCGGTGATTGACTCCTCCAATGTGAACCCGGAATTCTGGGTCACACTTGCAGGTGTAATAGAAGAAAATTACGAAAAGTATGATGGTTTTGTAGTCCTCCACGGTACGGACACGATGTCTTATTCTGCATCTGCTATGAGTTTTATGCTTGAGAACCTGAACAAGCCTGTCGTGTTTACCGGTTCGCAACTGCCAATGGGAATGATAAGGACTGATGGAAGAGAAAATTTTATTAACGCAATCGAAATTGCCGCTGCTAAAACCGATAATACCCCTATTGTTCCGGAAGTAAGCATATATTTTGAAAATAAACTGTTCAGGGGAAACCGCACCAACAAGTTCAATGCAGAAAACTTTAATGCTTTTGTATCGGGTAACTACCCGGCATTGGCTGAAGTTGGCGTTCACATACGATACAATACCAGCCATATTCTCAAGCCGAATTTCAAACGGTTGAAGGTTCATAAAAAGCTAGAACCAAACCTCGCCATCTTGAAGTTGTTTCCAGGGATAACGGAAAATATAGTACGCTCCACGCTTGAAACTGCCGGCTTGAAGGCATTAATACTTGAAACGTATGGTTCGGGCAATGCGCCTACGGCAACCTGGTTCATACAAGCATTAAAAGAAGCCATTAAAGAAAAGGATATCATTATATATAATGTGACCCAGTGCAAGGGAGGATCGGTTGAGATCGGAAAATATGAGACCAGTATTTCTTTGGGGCAGATTGGGGTAATCGGGGGTTTTGACATAACAACTGAATCCGCCATTACAAAGCTTATGTATCTTCTGGGAGGCGAATATTCAAAAAAAGATGTTGAGAAGTTGCTTCAGACACCGTTAAGGGGGGAGATGAGTTTAACGGATAACTCCTGA
- a CDS encoding TatD family hydrolase produces MLYIDTHTHLYLSAFDEDRHEAVKRALQKGVQYMLLPNIDSTSVEPMHKLCYAYPGNCFPMMGLHPTSVKENWKEELQLVEEYLSKRKYCAIGEVGLDFYWDMTFRKEQEEVFRRQAELALAYNLPLVIHSRKSIDEIILMLREMNEPRLRGVFHCFSGSLEQAQNIIALNFKLGIGGVITFKNSKLGKTIQAVGIKQIVLETDSPFISPVPYRGKRNESAFIPLIAAHVAEVYGITVAKVAEITSETALQLFNTLPGKIK; encoded by the coding sequence ATGCTTTATATTGACACCCACACTCATTTATACCTCAGCGCTTTCGATGAAGATCGTCATGAAGCCGTTAAGCGGGCTCTGCAAAAAGGGGTTCAATATATGTTGCTGCCCAATATTGACAGCACATCAGTGGAACCAATGCATAAGCTCTGTTATGCCTACCCTGGAAATTGCTTTCCTATGATGGGATTGCACCCCACATCAGTAAAAGAGAACTGGAAAGAAGAATTGCAGCTTGTTGAAGAGTATTTATCAAAACGCAAATATTGCGCAATTGGCGAGGTAGGGCTTGATTTTTATTGGGACATGACCTTCAGGAAAGAGCAGGAGGAAGTTTTCAGAAGGCAGGCAGAACTTGCACTAGCTTATAATCTGCCACTGGTGATTCACTCCCGGAAATCAATAGATGAAATCATCCTGATGCTAAGGGAAATGAATGAACCCCGACTAAGAGGTGTTTTTCATTGCTTCTCCGGTTCGCTTGAGCAGGCTCAAAACATCATAGCGTTGAATTTTAAATTAGGTATTGGTGGGGTGATTACTTTTAAGAACTCGAAACTTGGCAAAACAATCCAGGCAGTAGGCATAAAACAGATTGTACTGGAAACCGATTCTCCGTTCATAAGCCCGGTTCCATACAGAGGAAAGCGCAACGAAAGCGCATTTATTCCGCTTATTGCCGCCCACGTAGCTGAGGTTTATGGGATCACAGTGGCTAAAGTTGCTGAAATTACTTCCGAAACAGCCTTGCAGTTATTCAATACTTTGCCGGGTAAAATCAAATAA
- a CDS encoding PD40 domain-containing protein, with protein MAVQKNFRRFLIRSAISAAFAFVLLPLTVPAQFYYGSQQNFGRSRVSFSDFLWTYYRFEDFDTYFYLNGEHLAAYTAYIAQTEIPQIAGMLETSLQDKLQFVIFNRLSDVRQSNIGLQNETQYNYNTGGITHIVGRRIFLYFEGNYNDFDRQIRAGIAHVLLEQALYGGSVGSQITASATQRLPEWYLNGLVSYIAEPWSVETDNIVRNAFLTNRYKRFNHLQGEDAMYAGHTIWKYIADKYGESVLSNLVYMTRLGRSLDNSLVYILGISFKTLLKEWESHYRALYEPYKESLPVAEQTIRLKNRKGEVYQNLRLNPDGRHAAYVSNHVGRYKVIIHDLITKKSRVVLHGGHRLEEVTDYSYPLLAWNPGGELLAIITEDKGLVNLFFYNLSEKDRTQQYMFNFDKVLDFSYSNDGFHFVLSGVQKGRTNIYRYHIPSNSFEQITDGTYDDLSPAFVNNSEQIIFSSNRPLDSLNTTTAITFKSTPDNYSLFLYDYGKRGKYLRSLIDDPLSNQTNALGYTKGHFSYLSDENGLVNRYIGRFDSIIAYVDTTTHYRYFVENMAVTDYPGSIVFYDISQRTNRLGEIVYHQGKYFLRIETLKDPSEIAPANPQPTPYITGLMLSRGIAINKDGVVEKQEIKKQKRFRNVISGDISQDNRIQESEINLAPPGDSIPAVIIPQRLETVIGGEEEAFIIPKRLNYNVEYFIDKMVNQVDFTYLAATYQPYSGGRSPLFLSPGLNAFFSVSLTDLLEDYRIVGGVRLNSNFVNNEYVLSFSNHKNRLNKEYVFYRQSLDEYRESLTIRNRYFLIRHRIHEFHYILTWPFNRVFSVKGSLIYKHDKAVHLATDQLSLQQDDRTRNWGGLKAEFIYDDSRSLGTNLYQGTRAKLFGEYYQGITQDKNNMVVLGIDIRHYLPVHRNFIWANRFAASTSFGNNLLIYYLGGVDNWLIPKFNQGMSVDNTKNYAYQTLATNLRGFTQNIRNGNSFFVLNTELRLPVFRYFLNRPIRSQFLNDFQLVGFADAGTAWTGLHPLAPENHLFRKYFQQGPVSGYIEMQKEPMVAGIGGGARTTILGYFVRADVAWGFEDQKLNKPIFYISFGTDF; from the coding sequence ATGGCGGTACAAAAGAACTTCAGGAGATTTTTAATCAGGTCAGCGATATCAGCAGCCTTTGCATTCGTATTGCTTCCGTTGACTGTACCTGCCCAGTTCTATTATGGTTCGCAACAAAATTTTGGGCGTAGCCGCGTTAGCTTTTCCGACTTTTTGTGGACGTATTACCGTTTCGAAGATTTTGACACCTATTTTTATTTGAATGGTGAACACCTGGCGGCTTACACGGCTTATATCGCACAAACAGAAATCCCTCAAATTGCCGGGATGCTTGAAACATCTTTGCAGGATAAGCTTCAGTTTGTGATCTTTAACCGCCTCAGCGATGTGCGGCAAAGCAATATCGGTTTGCAAAATGAGACACAATACAACTATAATACGGGCGGAATAACCCATATTGTCGGTCGGCGTATCTTCCTTTATTTCGAAGGGAACTACAATGATTTTGACCGCCAGATCCGGGCCGGAATCGCGCATGTGCTGCTTGAACAAGCGCTTTATGGTGGCAGTGTCGGTAGCCAGATTACGGCTTCAGCAACGCAACGGCTTCCCGAATGGTATCTCAATGGCCTTGTTTCCTATATTGCTGAACCCTGGAGCGTGGAAACAGATAATATCGTGCGCAATGCTTTTCTTACCAACCGATACAAAAGGTTTAACCATCTTCAGGGTGAAGATGCGATGTATGCCGGTCATACAATCTGGAAGTACATTGCCGACAAATATGGGGAATCAGTGCTTTCTAATCTTGTTTATATGACCCGGCTAGGCCGGAGCCTAGATAACAGCCTGGTGTATATTCTTGGAATTTCTTTCAAAACCTTGCTGAAAGAATGGGAAAGCCATTACCGCGCATTATACGAACCATACAAAGAATCATTGCCGGTTGCTGAGCAAACAATCAGGTTAAAAAACCGCAAAGGCGAAGTTTATCAAAACCTTCGGCTCAACCCTGACGGGCGGCACGCTGCCTATGTTTCAAATCATGTTGGCCGGTACAAAGTAATTATTCATGACCTTATTACAAAAAAATCACGGGTTGTATTGCATGGTGGGCATCGGCTCGAAGAGGTCACAGATTATTCCTATCCTTTGCTTGCCTGGAATCCTGGTGGTGAACTACTCGCCATTATCACGGAAGACAAAGGGCTTGTAAACCTGTTTTTTTATAACCTCAGCGAAAAGGACAGAACCCAGCAATACATGTTTAATTTCGATAAAGTCCTCGATTTTAGCTATTCCAATGATGGATTTCACTTTGTTTTGTCTGGCGTTCAGAAAGGCAGAACAAACATTTATCGCTACCACATACCGTCAAATTCATTTGAGCAAATTACTGATGGAACCTACGACGACCTTTCGCCTGCTTTTGTTAATAATTCAGAGCAAATCATTTTCAGCTCAAACCGTCCGCTTGACTCACTGAACACCACGACTGCAATAACTTTTAAATCCACTCCGGACAACTACAGCCTTTTTCTTTACGATTATGGGAAGCGCGGTAAATATCTTAGAAGCCTGATAGATGACCCTTTGTCGAACCAAACAAACGCCTTGGGTTATACAAAAGGCCATTTTTCATACCTGAGCGACGAGAATGGATTGGTCAACCGCTATATTGGCCGCTTTGATAGTATCATTGCTTATGTTGACACCACTACGCATTACCGATATTTTGTTGAAAACATGGCAGTTACTGATTATCCCGGAAGTATTGTATTCTATGATATCAGTCAAAGAACCAACCGGCTCGGAGAAATCGTTTACCACCAGGGTAAGTATTTCCTGAGGATCGAGACTTTAAAAGATCCGTCAGAAATAGCGCCCGCCAACCCTCAACCTACTCCTTATATAACTGGTTTAATGCTTTCAAGAGGTATTGCAATAAATAAAGATGGTGTAGTTGAAAAACAAGAAATTAAAAAGCAAAAACGCTTTCGAAACGTAATTTCCGGTGATATATCGCAGGACAACAGAATACAGGAAAGCGAAATAAACCTTGCACCACCCGGCGATTCCATTCCCGCAGTCATAATCCCACAAAGGCTTGAGACAGTAATTGGCGGGGAAGAAGAAGCATTCATCATTCCCAAGCGCTTGAATTACAACGTGGAGTATTTTATTGATAAAATGGTAAATCAGGTTGATTTTACCTATCTGGCAGCTACATATCAACCCTACTCAGGAGGGCGCAGCCCCTTGTTTCTTAGTCCCGGCCTGAATGCCTTTTTTAGTGTTTCGCTAACCGATCTGCTTGAAGATTACAGGATTGTTGGCGGGGTTCGGTTAAACTCCAATTTTGTGAACAATGAATACGTACTCAGCTTTAGTAATCATAAAAACAGGCTCAACAAGGAGTATGTTTTTTACCGCCAATCGCTCGATGAATACCGCGAATCCTTAACAATCCGTAACCGGTATTTTTTGATCCGCCATCGCATTCATGAATTCCATTATATATTAACCTGGCCTTTCAACCGTGTATTCAGTGTAAAAGGAAGTCTGATTTATAAGCATGATAAAGCGGTTCATCTTGCTACTGACCAGCTTAGCCTGCAGCAAGATGATAGAACAAGGAACTGGGGAGGGCTCAAAGCAGAATTTATCTACGACGATAGCCGCTCTTTAGGCACCAACCTTTATCAGGGCACAAGGGCAAAGCTGTTTGGTGAATATTACCAGGGGATCACACAGGATAAGAATAACATGGTTGTGCTTGGAATTGATATCCGTCATTATTTGCCGGTACACCGGAATTTTATCTGGGCAAACCGTTTTGCTGCCAGCACTTCGTTTGGCAACAATTTGCTCATTTATTATTTGGGCGGTGTTGATAACTGGCTCATCCCTAAGTTTAACCAGGGTATGTCAGTTGACAACACCAAGAATTACGCATACCAAACCCTGGCCACTAATTTGCGTGGATTTACACAGAATATCAGGAACGGGAATAGCTTTTTTGTGCTGAATACCGAATTGCGCCTTCCTGTTTTTCGCTATTTTCTGAATCGTCCGATCCGATCACAGTTTCTCAACGATTTTCAACTGGTTGGATTTGCAGATGCAGGAACGGCGTGGACAGGCCTGCATCCACTTGCACCGGAAAACCACCTTTTCAGAAAATACTTTCAGCAGGGCCCCGTAAGCGGTTATATCGAGATGCAGAAAGAACCAATGGTAGCAGGTATTGGCGGCGGAGCAAGAACGACGATACTCGGCTATTTTGTAAGGGCTGATGTTGCCTGGGGTTTTGAAGACCAAAAACTAAACAAGCCTATATTCTATATCTCTTTCGGAACCGATTTTTAG
- a CDS encoding adenosylcobalamin-dependent ribonucleoside-diphosphate reductase: MQEPGAENLQVYPYEEAMKAAAVYFKGDTLAANVWVNKYALKDSDGNIYELTPDDMHRRLAREIARIESKYPDPLSEEEVYAVLRDFKYIVPQGSPMAGIGNNFQASSLSNCFVIGGDEKGDSYGAIMKVDQEQVQLMKRRGGVGHDLSHIRPAGSPVKNSALTSTGIVPFMERYSNSTREVAQDGRRGALMLTISIKHPDSGNFIDAKMEQGKVTGANVSVRINDEFMQAVINDTKYTQQFPIDSDKPVFTREIDAKVLWEKITHNAWQSAEPGVLFWDTIARESVPDCYADLGFKTLSTNPCGEIPLCPYDSCRLLAINLYSYVDNPFTENASFNSDLFTKHSRLALRIMDDIIDLESEKIEGILNKINSDPEDGDTKFVEKRLWEKIREKTLKGRRTGIGITAEGDMLAALGTRYGSEDAINFSVEVHKLLATEVYRSSVDLAKERGAFPIFSYEREKDNPFVQRIAEAAPDVIEDMKKYGRRNIAMLTIAPTGSVSICTQTTSGIEPVFLVSYKRRRKVNPNDKNVNVTFVDEIGDSWEEYNVFHPRFIDWLKVKGFDPDEVKKFDEGQLQVLIDKSPYFQATSNDIDWVSKVRMQGAIQKWVDHSISVTVNLPKEATEELVREVYKTAWESGCKGMTIYREGSRSGVLVSNDKNKEDLQDFQETKAPPRPKNLEAEVVRFQNSHEKWIAVVGVLNGRPYEVFTGRAEEFYLPAWVAKGWVIKNRNEKGESRYDFQFEDKYGYKVTIEGLSRSFDKEFWNYAKLISGILRHGMPLQYVVNLVEKLSFAEDNINTWKNGVVRGLKKFIPDGTIAGRRKCPECGEEGGLIYKEGCISCTHCGYSKCG; the protein is encoded by the coding sequence ATGCAGGAACCCGGTGCAGAGAATTTGCAGGTTTATCCTTACGAAGAAGCCATGAAAGCGGCGGCAGTTTATTTTAAAGGCGATACCCTGGCAGCCAACGTCTGGGTGAATAAATACGCGTTGAAGGACAGCGATGGAAATATCTACGAGCTAACACCTGACGATATGCACCGCAGGCTCGCAAGGGAAATCGCACGTATTGAGAGCAAATATCCTGATCCCCTTTCGGAAGAAGAGGTGTACGCAGTGCTCAGGGATTTTAAATACATTGTTCCACAAGGCAGTCCGATGGCCGGAATAGGGAATAATTTTCAGGCATCATCGCTTTCAAATTGCTTTGTGATCGGTGGCGATGAAAAGGGCGATTCATACGGAGCCATCATGAAAGTTGACCAGGAACAGGTTCAACTGATGAAGCGTCGTGGCGGGGTCGGGCACGATCTTTCACACATACGGCCTGCAGGCAGCCCGGTAAAAAACAGCGCTTTAACCTCCACAGGAATCGTTCCTTTCATGGAGCGCTATTCGAACTCAACACGTGAAGTGGCACAAGATGGCCGCCGTGGAGCCTTGATGCTTACTATCTCAATAAAACACCCTGATTCAGGTAATTTTATTGATGCCAAAATGGAACAGGGCAAAGTAACCGGCGCCAATGTTTCGGTTCGCATCAATGATGAGTTTATGCAGGCTGTGATCAACGACACTAAATATACCCAACAGTTTCCTATTGATTCAGATAAACCGGTGTTTACCAGAGAAATTGACGCGAAGGTTCTTTGGGAAAAAATCACCCACAATGCCTGGCAATCGGCAGAACCTGGCGTACTCTTCTGGGATACAATAGCGAGGGAATCAGTGCCCGATTGTTATGCTGATCTGGGTTTTAAAACCCTTTCAACCAACCCCTGCGGTGAGATCCCGCTGTGTCCGTACGATAGCTGCCGCTTGCTGGCCATCAATCTTTACAGCTACGTAGACAACCCGTTTACCGAAAATGCAAGCTTTAACTCCGATCTGTTTACAAAGCATTCAAGGCTCGCACTTCGCATAATGGATGATATCATTGATCTTGAATCAGAAAAAATTGAAGGGATTTTAAATAAGATCAATTCCGACCCGGAAGATGGAGACACCAAATTCGTTGAAAAGCGCTTGTGGGAAAAGATTCGTGAAAAGACGCTAAAGGGCCGTCGTACAGGAATTGGCATCACCGCCGAAGGCGATATGCTGGCTGCCCTTGGAACCCGTTACGGCTCGGAAGATGCCATTAATTTTTCAGTTGAGGTTCATAAATTGCTGGCTACCGAAGTTTACCGCTCTTCTGTTGACCTGGCCAAAGAGCGTGGGGCTTTTCCGATTTTTAGTTATGAACGCGAGAAAGATAACCCTTTTGTTCAACGAATCGCCGAAGCTGCACCCGATGTAATAGAAGACATGAAGAAGTATGGCCGCCGCAACATTGCCATGCTTACCATTGCGCCAACCGGCAGCGTCAGTATCTGCACCCAAACCACTTCCGGTATCGAACCGGTTTTCCTGGTTTCATACAAGCGCAGAAGAAAGGTAAACCCCAACGACAAAAATGTTAACGTCACTTTTGTTGATGAAATTGGTGATTCATGGGAAGAATACAATGTTTTTCACCCTCGTTTTATTGATTGGCTCAAGGTTAAAGGTTTCGACCCTGACGAAGTAAAAAAATTCGATGAAGGTCAATTACAGGTTCTCATTGACAAATCGCCCTATTTCCAGGCAACATCCAACGATATTGACTGGGTAAGCAAGGTTCGCATGCAAGGTGCGATCCAAAAATGGGTTGACCACTCCATCAGCGTTACCGTCAATCTGCCGAAAGAAGCAACTGAAGAACTTGTTCGGGAAGTGTATAAAACAGCCTGGGAAAGTGGCTGCAAAGGCATGACTATTTATCGCGAAGGTTCGCGTTCAGGGGTGTTGGTGAGTAACGATAAAAACAAGGAAGATCTCCAGGATTTCCAGGAAACCAAAGCACCGCCAAGACCAAAAAATCTTGAAGCTGAAGTAGTGAGGTTCCAGAACTCTCATGAAAAATGGATTGCCGTGGTTGGTGTGCTTAATGGCCGCCCTTACGAAGTCTTTACCGGCCGGGCCGAAGAATTTTACCTGCCGGCATGGGTTGCAAAAGGATGGGTAATTAAAAACCGCAACGAAAAAGGTGAGAGCCGCTATGATTTCCAGTTCGAAGATAAATACGGATATAAAGTCACCATCGAAGGATTATCGCGTTCTTTTGATAAGGAATTCTGGAACTACGCCAAGCTTATAAGTGGAATTCTCAGGCATGGTATGCCTTTGCAATACGTTGTGAACCTGGTAGAAAAACTCAGTTTTGCCGAGGACAATATTAATACATGGAAGAACGGTGTTGTAAGGGGCCTCAAGAAATTTATCCCCGACGGAACCATTGCCGGCCGGCGTAAATGCCCCGAATGTGGTGAAGAAGGCGGGCTAATTTATAAGGAAGGCTGCATTTCCTGCACACATTGCGGGTACTCGAAATGTGGTTGA
- a CDS encoding glycosyltransferase family 9 protein produces the protein MAAIRQKPKISVRLQKYGNLKKILIIRFSSIGDIVLTTPVVRCLKNQLPGVEIHYCTKKQYSDVLSANPYIDHLHYLDESVSDLAVQLKKENFDFVIDLHNSLRSKLLRLKLHRPSGTFRKLNIEKWLLVNFKINRLPAFHIVDRYFEAAHALNLKNDKQGLDFFIPEADQFDPSWLPATHQQSFIGFVIGGRHNTKIFPIEKVAEVCNLLKSPVALLGGKEDVESGETIAREFPHKVFNACGLFSLTRSAALVKQAGLIITNDTGLMHVAAAFNKKIISLWGNTVPVFGMYPYLPQESENKSVVFEVKGLKCRPCSKIGFKKCPEKHFDCMNRLDATKIAETANQMMNHF, from the coding sequence ATGGCAGCCATCAGACAGAAACCTAAAATTTCAGTACGTTTGCAGAAATACGGCAACTTGAAAAAAATACTCATCATACGTTTCAGTTCCATTGGCGATATCGTGCTCACAACACCTGTAGTGCGATGTTTGAAAAATCAACTGCCTGGCGTTGAGATTCATTATTGCACCAAAAAGCAATACTCTGATGTTTTAAGCGCCAATCCATATATTGATCACCTTCATTACCTCGATGAGAGTGTATCGGATCTTGCCGTGCAGCTCAAAAAAGAAAATTTTGATTTTGTAATTGATCTGCACAACAGCCTACGCTCAAAATTGCTCAGGTTGAAACTTCATCGCCCTTCCGGCACTTTCAGAAAACTCAACATTGAGAAATGGTTATTGGTTAACTTTAAGATCAACCGCTTGCCCGCATTTCATATTGTGGATCGCTATTTTGAAGCAGCACACGCCCTGAACTTAAAAAATGACAAACAAGGCCTTGATTTTTTTATTCCTGAAGCAGACCAGTTTGACCCTTCATGGCTGCCAGCCACACATCAGCAATCATTCATTGGTTTTGTGATTGGTGGCAGGCATAACACCAAAATTTTCCCGATTGAGAAAGTTGCCGAAGTTTGTAATTTGCTTAAGAGTCCGGTGGCGCTGCTTGGAGGAAAGGAAGATGTTGAAAGTGGTGAAACTATTGCCAGGGAATTTCCTCACAAAGTATTCAATGCCTGCGGGCTATTTTCATTAACCCGCTCAGCAGCTCTTGTGAAACAAGCCGGCCTGATCATCACCAACGACACTGGTTTGATGCATGTTGCGGCAGCGTTCAATAAAAAGATAATTTCTCTATGGGGAAATACAGTGCCTGTCTTTGGGATGTACCCTTACCTTCCGCAGGAATCAGAAAATAAGTCAGTAGTTTTTGAAGTCAAGGGTTTGAAATGCCGCCCATGTAGCAAAATAGGTTTTAAAAAATGCCCTGAAAAACATTTTGATTGTATGAACCGTCTCGATGCAACTAAAATTGCCGAAACTGCCAACCAGATGATGAACCATTTCTGA
- a CDS encoding sulfite exporter TauE/SafE family protein: MTLSTLLLLIAIGLIAGMFSGMVGLGGAIVIIPALVLLIGMSQHQAQGTSIAVMLPPIGILAAYNYYKAGHLNLKFALIIAAAFVIGAYLGSDIALRIPAQTMRKGFGFVLAGMAGYMIFGKS; this comes from the coding sequence ATGACTTTATCAACATTGTTATTGTTAATAGCTATCGGATTGATTGCCGGAATGTTCAGCGGAATGGTGGGGCTTGGCGGAGCTATTGTTATCATTCCCGCCCTGGTTTTGCTTATCGGCATGAGCCAGCATCAGGCACAAGGTACAAGCATTGCGGTCATGCTGCCGCCCATTGGTATACTGGCGGCCTATAATTACTATAAAGCCGGCCACCTAAACCTGAAATTCGCTCTGATCATTGCAGCCGCATTCGTAATTGGAGCCTACCTGGGTTCGGACATTGCCCTCCGGATACCGGCTCAGACCATGAGAAAGGGATTTGGATTTGTTTTAGCCGGAATGGCTGGTTATATGATATTTGGCAAGAGTTAA